Proteins encoded in a region of the Rothia mucilaginosa genome:
- the rpmG gene encoding 50S ribosomal protein L33 codes for MASKAKDLRPIIKLKSTAGTGYTYVTRKNRRNNPDRMVLKKYDPVVRKHVDFREER; via the coding sequence ATGGCATCCAAGGCTAAGGACCTCCGTCCTATCATCAAGCTCAAGTCCACTGCTGGCACCGGTTACACCTACGTGACCCGTAAGAACCGCCGCAACAACCCCGACCGTATGGTGCTGAAGAAGTACGACCCCGTCGTTCGCAAGCACGTTGACTTCCGAGAGGAGCGCTAA
- the rpsN gene encoding 30S ribosomal protein S14, which translates to MAKKSKIARNEQRKVIVARYNEKRIALKKTLIDENATPEEREAARVALQKLPRNASPVRVRNRDQIDGRPRGTFQKFGISRVRFREMAHRGELPGITKSSW; encoded by the coding sequence ATGGCTAAGAAGTCCAAGATCGCTCGCAACGAGCAGCGCAAGGTCATCGTCGCTCGCTACAACGAGAAGCGTATCGCGCTGAAGAAGACCCTGATCGACGAGAACGCTACCCCCGAGGAGCGCGAAGCAGCACGCGTGGCACTGCAGAAGCTGCCCCGCAACGCTTCCCCCGTTCGCGTGCGTAACCGCGACCAGATCGACGGCCGCCCCCGCGGTACCTTCCAGAAGTTCGGTATCTCCCGCGTGCGCTTCCGCGAGATGGCACACCGCGGCGAGCTGCCCGGTATCACCAAGTCCAGCTGGTAA
- a CDS encoding transcriptional regulator, producing the protein MKKSMAVLSLSLAATFGLAACGGNSGTNSNSSASASASASATAGSSSASSSASASASASATASATAGSSSASAKESESQKSGLSGASAMPTDPTDSNYGPQLYAHYKEAVEEAKKDRSAKKTTNTEGNVYTASDGSIAVVEAKNGNYISIENDGSWVRVTPEGEVAAVTDKGGWVAVKPNGEVISVDENGAASIMNVKTSEVSGDYQSLELPKPPAPVGDLPAPKNPVKPTSMATS; encoded by the coding sequence GTGAAGAAGTCTATGGCTGTTCTGTCCCTGAGCCTCGCCGCAACCTTCGGTCTTGCAGCCTGCGGCGGCAACTCCGGCACCAACTCTAACTCCTCCGCATCGGCAAGCGCATCTGCTTCTGCAACCGCAGGTAGCTCGAGCGCCTCCTCCAGCGCGTCTGCCTCGGCGAGCGCATCGGCTACCGCTTCCGCAACCGCAGGTAGCTCGAGCGCCTCCGCTAAGGAATCCGAAAGCCAGAAGAGTGGACTGTCGGGTGCTTCCGCCATGCCTACGGACCCCACCGATAGCAACTACGGTCCGCAGCTATACGCGCATTACAAGGAAGCCGTCGAAGAGGCTAAGAAAGACCGCTCCGCCAAGAAGACTACGAACACTGAAGGTAACGTGTACACTGCCTCTGACGGAAGCATCGCTGTTGTCGAAGCTAAGAACGGTAACTACATCAGCATTGAGAATGACGGTAGTTGGGTACGTGTGACCCCTGAAGGTGAGGTTGCCGCCGTGACTGATAAGGGCGGCTGGGTTGCCGTCAAGCCTAACGGTGAAGTAATTAGCGTTGATGAGAATGGTGCGGCTTCCATTATGAACGTTAAGACCTCGGAGGTTTCGGGCGACTACCAGTCCCTGGAGCTGCCCAAGCCCCCGGCTCCTGTGGGAGACCTGCCTGCCCCGAAGAATCCCGTTAAGCCGACCAGCATGGCTACGAGCTAA
- a CDS encoding HU family DNA-binding protein, which translates to MAKNRTELVAEVAEKSGKSQATVNAVLDAVFQVFESSVSKGEKITIPGWMAIERTDRAARTGRNPQTGETIQIPAGHGVKLTAGSKLKAAVAKKK; encoded by the coding sequence ATGGCTAAGAACCGTACCGAACTCGTTGCAGAGGTTGCAGAGAAGTCTGGCAAGAGCCAGGCAACCGTGAATGCAGTCCTCGACGCAGTGTTCCAGGTTTTCGAGTCTTCCGTCTCCAAGGGCGAGAAGATCACCATCCCCGGTTGGATGGCAATCGAGCGCACCGACCGTGCAGCTCGTACCGGCCGTAACCCGCAGACCGGCGAAACCATCCAGATTCCCGCCGGTCACGGCGTGAAGCTGACCGCAGGCTCCAAGCTGAAGGCAGCAGTCGCTAAGAAGAAGTAA
- a CDS encoding SGNH/GDSL hydrolase family protein, giving the protein MTTPLLDPNGKLNGESVRYVAIGDSFTEGVGDVDRRRPNSLRGWADRVAEGLGAVDPQAQYANLAIRGRLLIPILEEQLPAALELKPNLVTFYGGGNDIMRPNVDIDQLMTHVDEAFATLRGEGIEVLTVTGLDVQGQGPFARTRGRTATYNELLRGIAEDHGVHIIDYWRWNDFLDWRLWADDRLHMNDLGHERFASRVLAQLGLPGVVTESVLPPEVQLTAREKIEQEARWIREFALPWIGRRLKGTSSGDGVTPKYPDWVPAASLKN; this is encoded by the coding sequence ATGACGACCCCGCTCCTAGACCCCAACGGCAAGCTCAACGGTGAATCAGTACGCTACGTGGCAATCGGCGACTCCTTCACCGAAGGCGTGGGCGACGTTGACCGCCGCCGCCCCAACAGCTTGCGCGGCTGGGCAGACCGCGTTGCCGAAGGCCTCGGTGCAGTAGACCCGCAGGCGCAGTACGCAAACCTCGCCATCCGCGGCCGCCTGCTCATTCCCATTCTCGAAGAGCAGCTGCCGGCAGCCCTGGAGCTGAAGCCCAACCTCGTCACCTTCTACGGCGGCGGCAACGACATCATGCGACCCAACGTGGATATTGACCAGCTCATGACCCACGTAGACGAAGCCTTCGCCACCCTGCGCGGCGAAGGAATCGAAGTGCTTACCGTAACCGGCCTGGATGTACAGGGCCAGGGCCCCTTCGCCCGTACCCGCGGCCGTACCGCCACCTACAACGAGCTACTGCGCGGTATCGCCGAAGACCACGGCGTGCACATTATCGACTACTGGCGCTGGAACGACTTCCTCGACTGGCGTCTGTGGGCTGACGATCGCCTGCACATGAACGACCTCGGCCACGAACGCTTCGCATCCCGAGTGCTGGCGCAGCTCGGCCTGCCCGGTGTGGTCACCGAATCGGTACTGCCCCCGGAGGTGCAGCTGACCGCCCGCGAGAAGATCGAGCAGGAGGCACGCTGGATCCGCGAGTTTGCCCTGCCGTGGATCGGTCGCCGCCTGAAGGGCACGAGCTCCGGGGACGGTGTGACCCCCAAGTACCCGGACTGGGTTCCTGCGGCAAGCCTTAAAAACTAA
- a CDS encoding NHL domain-containing thioredoxin family protein has product MSENTTRSVRVRASELEGRAWLNTGDKNLTLQDLRGKIVILDFWTLCCINCLHVLDELRPLEEEFSDVLVTVGVHSPKFEHEADPVALAAAVDRYHITHPVLDDPELTTWQAYTARAWPTLVVVDPEGYIVAHLSGEGHVQGLTSLVRELVAEHEAKGTLHRGDGPYVPRPKAAGTYAFPGKAIELPAEFGPANLFGNRERTYLVADSARHRILQVAADLNTVINTYGGGDDPINHPVKGHVDGTGTEARFNEPAGLALVPENLREQLGYDVLVADTVNHRLRSLNLRTGEVRTLAGNGVQRVIDGDNAITGDPNHIPAGVPATDIALSSPWDAVYSREAGQFIIAMAGTHQLFGYEPVTGAVSIFAGSGVEGLADGPAADAWFAQPSGIIEARDGSLWVACSETSGLRHITFTDNGVQVTSAVGKGLFDFGFVDGDSDTARMQHPLGLTELPDGSIAVADTYNGAIRRWDPATGTLGTLERGLDEPSDLLVEEAPGEEPRLIIVETNAHQLVRASIPAKAQHVDEGAITTARPSTKLTGGTLEFTSRFTVPTGQKLDTRWGDPTQLKISSTPENFILEGAGTSTGLTRTLVLNPEITEAVLHITARAAACDGTPDGDIPEHAACHLYQQDWGIPVVVTGDEADESELVLDLRGIN; this is encoded by the coding sequence ATGAGCGAGAACACCACCCGCAGCGTACGCGTGCGCGCCAGCGAACTCGAAGGCCGAGCCTGGCTCAACACCGGCGACAAAAACCTCACCCTGCAGGATCTTCGCGGCAAAATCGTTATTCTCGACTTCTGGACCCTCTGCTGCATCAACTGCCTGCACGTCCTCGACGAACTACGCCCCCTCGAAGAAGAATTCTCCGACGTACTCGTCACCGTCGGCGTACACAGCCCCAAATTCGAGCACGAAGCCGACCCCGTAGCGCTCGCCGCAGCCGTCGACCGCTACCACATCACCCACCCCGTACTCGACGACCCCGAACTGACCACCTGGCAGGCATACACCGCCCGCGCATGGCCCACCCTCGTCGTCGTCGACCCCGAAGGCTACATCGTCGCCCACCTCTCCGGCGAAGGCCACGTACAGGGCCTCACCTCCCTCGTACGCGAACTCGTCGCAGAACACGAAGCGAAGGGCACCCTACACCGCGGCGACGGCCCCTACGTACCCCGCCCCAAGGCAGCCGGCACCTACGCCTTCCCCGGCAAAGCCATCGAACTGCCCGCCGAATTCGGCCCCGCAAACCTCTTCGGCAACCGCGAACGTACCTACCTCGTCGCAGACAGCGCACGCCACCGCATCCTGCAGGTAGCAGCCGACCTCAACACCGTCATCAACACCTACGGTGGCGGCGATGACCCCATCAACCACCCCGTCAAGGGCCACGTTGACGGCACCGGCACCGAAGCACGCTTCAACGAACCCGCCGGCCTCGCCCTCGTACCCGAAAACCTGCGCGAACAGCTCGGCTACGACGTGCTCGTCGCCGACACCGTCAACCACCGCCTGCGCTCCCTCAACCTGCGCACCGGCGAAGTGCGCACCCTCGCAGGCAACGGCGTGCAGCGCGTCATCGACGGCGACAACGCCATCACCGGCGACCCCAACCACATCCCCGCCGGCGTACCCGCCACCGACATTGCGCTCTCCTCGCCCTGGGACGCCGTCTACTCCCGCGAAGCCGGCCAGTTCATCATCGCCATGGCAGGTACCCACCAGCTCTTCGGCTACGAACCCGTCACCGGCGCCGTCAGCATCTTCGCAGGCTCCGGCGTTGAAGGCCTCGCCGACGGCCCCGCCGCCGACGCCTGGTTCGCCCAGCCCTCCGGCATCATCGAAGCACGCGACGGCAGCCTCTGGGTCGCATGCTCCGAAACCAGCGGCCTGCGCCACATCACCTTCACCGACAACGGCGTACAGGTCACCTCCGCCGTCGGCAAGGGCCTGTTCGACTTCGGCTTCGTCGACGGCGACTCCGACACCGCCCGCATGCAGCACCCCCTCGGCCTGACCGAGCTGCCCGACGGATCCATCGCAGTCGCCGACACCTACAACGGCGCCATCCGCCGCTGGGACCCCGCAACCGGCACCCTCGGCACCCTCGAACGCGGCCTCGACGAACCCTCCGACCTGCTCGTCGAAGAAGCACCCGGCGAAGAACCGCGCCTCATCATCGTCGAAACCAACGCCCACCAGCTCGTGCGCGCCTCCATCCCCGCCAAGGCACAGCACGTCGACGAAGGCGCCATCACCACCGCACGCCCCTCCACCAAGCTCACCGGCGGCACCCTCGAATTCACCTCACGATTCACCGTGCCCACCGGCCAGAAGCTCGACACCCGCTGGGGCGACCCCACCCAGCTGAAGATCTCATCCACCCCCGAGAACTTCATCCTGGAAGGCGCCGGCACCTCCACCGGACTGACCCGCACCCTCGTACTCAACCCCGAAATCACCGAGGCAGTCCTGCACATCACCGCTCGCGCCGCCGCCTGCGACGGCACCCCCGACGGTGACATCCCCGAGCACGCAGCATGCCACCTCTACCAGCAGGACTGGGGTATTCCCGTCGTCGTGACCGGTGACGAAGCAGACGAAAGCGAACTCGTCCTGGACCTTCGCGGTATCAACTAG
- the rpmB gene encoding 50S ribosomal protein L28 has product MAAVCQVTGAVPGFGHSISHSHRRNKRRFDPNVQKKTYWVPSLRRKVTLNVSAKGIKVIDARGIDAVVAEIIARGEKI; this is encoded by the coding sequence ATGGCAGCAGTCTGCCAGGTGACCGGAGCTGTTCCCGGCTTTGGACACAGCATTTCGCACTCGCATCGCCGCAACAAGCGTCGATTCGACCCGAACGTTCAGAAGAAGACCTACTGGGTTCCTTCGCTGCGTCGTAAGGTAACCCTGAACGTGTCCGCTAAGGGCATCAAGGTTATCGATGCTCGTGGCATCGATGCCGTTGTTGCAGAAATCATCGCACGCGGGGAGAAGATCTAG